The stretch of DNA ACCTTTGAAAGCCTCCTTCACTTGCTATGGTCTGACCAGTTATCCACCGTGCATAATCACTATGTAAAAAATGCACCAATCGAGCAGCATCTTTGGGCATTCCCCATCTTCCAGAGGGGAACATATCTGCAACTTGATCGTATAGCTCACCAGTAAGATAACCAGTGTCCGTAGGACCTGGATTTACGCAGTTAACCCGAATGTTATGTGGTGCAAGTGCTGTAGCTACTTGCTGACACATTCCCCGAATGGCTTCTTTTGAAAGTGCATATGCAATTTCATCAATCATAGGTCCCAAGTATTGACCACTAGTAAATAAAGTGATTGCCCCTCCCTTTTCCTTATCTATTTGTTGGGCAAACGCTTGAATCATAAGCATCGAAGCCCTTACATTAATAGAAAAATGATTGTCAATATGTTCTGATGTCCATTCAAAGATTGGAGCATGAACAGAATAAGCATGATTTAGGATCAAACCATCTAAGCTACCTGTTACTTTAGTGGCAGCTTTTATGATTTTTTCTGGTTCATCTGATTTGGATAAATCAGACGGTGGCAATGCTGTTACTTGATAACCTTTAGCCCTAAGTTCCTTTTCCAAGGAAAATACAAAATCGGTCGTTGCATCTGGATAAGCTCGATCCTTATCGTAATTGGAATTTCCATGAATAATAACATGACCTTTTGCTTTTGCACAAAGCTCTGTTATCGCCGTTCCGATGCCTAATGATCTACTAACCCCAGTTACTAGTAAGGTTTGATTTTCTAAAGATAAATTACTTTCCATTTTCTAATCGTCTATTTATAAATACGTTAGTTGGACCTTTTCTTCCTACTATTCCTTCAAAACCAGCATCTAAAAGCGCCTTGGTTATTTTCTTTCGATCAACATATTTGTCATGTATTTCTACAATCAAAATTCTTACTCTCTGAAACCATTTTGGATTGTCCAATATAGCAGGTTCCTCAGCTCCTTCAATGTCCATTTTTAATATATCCACAATATCCATATTATGGCGATCAAAAACAACATCTACAGGAATTGCTTCAACTTCTTCAGGAGGAAGTTTGTGGTTGTACTCAACACGTCCTTCATTAGATTGGCGTTTATCTGCAATGTCCTTATTAACAGTACTTGAACTCCACCACTCATTTGGATACAAGGTTACAGATCCCACACTAGATTGAATCGCCGCAGTCTCAACCCCCCAAGAGAAATTATTATTTGAAGCATTTTTCTTTATCATTTCTACGTTGTGGCTAACAGGTTCTACACAAACTACTTTTGCATTGGGAAACCTATTCTGAAAGTAAAGTGATGTTAATCCAATATTAGCCCCTAGATCCACAACACTTTTGACATTCGGCACAATTGACTCATAATCAAAATCATAAATATTTTGTATAAAATTCTCTCTTAAGATATAGAGATCACTTTGATTTTGACGAAACTCAAGCACCAAGGGTCTATTGTGTAGCGTAAGTTTAATTTTAGCAGTTTCTCTAGATATCAAAGGCTGAAAAAACATCCCCATGTGGTATTTTTTAAGCCAAAAAGCAAGCGTTTTAAATTCTTCTTTTGATACTTGTTCTTTTGCTTGTTTTTTTTCTTCAGACCATTCTGAAAATTGTCTTTTTGCCACTTGATAGAGTGACATTTTGGGATCTCCATCCCGACGTAAGTACTTAAACATAAATTTTAGTTATTTATTTATAATAGTCCGTCCTATAGTGTTATGCACAGTTTTTAACAGACTAATGTTATTTAGACCAATTCAAAAAACTTGAATAGGCTTTTGGTATTCCAATATGCATCGAAGGTTTTCCGTGGTTATAATAACCAAGCTTACCTAATGCTGCTAATGGTTTGAATAGATCGTCTTCGTTTAGAAATTCAAGTGGATCATTTTTTAAAACTGCTAACGCTTGTTTATCTATCACCATCATTCCAACATCAACATGAGTCATTGCCCCATCATTCTTAGAATAGATTTTGATTCCATTGCTATCAAGCATTATATTTGCATTCTCCTTTGCTATTTCTTTTTCACAGACAGACAAACATGCCAGATGTTCATCCTTAACTGCATGGAGTAGTTTTTTCAGATCAACAGTAGGATATACGTCCCCATATGTAAAAATAAATTGGGGAGGCAGGCAACTTTCTGCAAATTTCAATGCTCCAATAACGCCTAATGGATAAGGTTCTATCGTGGCTGATATTTTCAAATTTCCATTTGATTGATGCAACCAATTCATAGCTGCCTCCCAAACCTGATCTGCCCCCACTCCTAACAATAAGTGAACACGTTCACAGTTCACACTAGACCAATAGTCTAATACTTTGTGAAGAAAAACCCCACTGGGAACAGGTGCTAAGATTTTAGGACTATCCTTAAGAATATCTTTCATTCTTGTTCCCTTTCCACCGCATGCTATTACAACTTCCATAAGATATTATTTAGAAAGTCTTTTTCTTATTTCTGCGCAAATCACATGATGCAAGCAAACATGAATAGACTCTGTAACAGGCGTAATATATTCTTTCTCTGGTGTTGGAACGACTAAGGCGACATCGCATAATTTAGCAAATGTTCCTCCTCCTGCGCCCGCAAATCCAATTGTTTTGGCACCACGTGATTTTGCTAATTCAATAGCCTTTACAAGATTTCCAGACCATCCACTACCACCATGTACAGAAAACAGCACTAAAATATCATCTTTTTTAATCCATGGGTCCAACATTCCATACCAAGCATTTTCCCAAT from Aureispira anguillae encodes:
- a CDS encoding SDR family oxidoreductase, whose protein sequence is MESNLSLENQTLLVTGVSRSLGIGTAITELCAKAKGHVIIHGNSNYDKDRAYPDATTDFVFSLEKELRAKGYQVTALPPSDLSKSDEPEKIIKAATKVTGSLDGLILNHAYSVHAPIFEWTSEHIDNHFSINVRASMLMIQAFAQQIDKEKGGAITLFTSGQYLGPMIDEIAYALSKEAIRGMCQQVATALAPHNIRVNCVNPGPTDTGYLTGELYDQVADMFPSGRWGMPKDAARLVHFLHSDYARWITGQTIASEGGFQR
- a CDS encoding FkbM family methyltransferase, with protein sequence MFKYLRRDGDPKMSLYQVAKRQFSEWSEEKKQAKEQVSKEEFKTLAFWLKKYHMGMFFQPLISRETAKIKLTLHNRPLVLEFRQNQSDLYILRENFIQNIYDFDYESIVPNVKSVVDLGANIGLTSLYFQNRFPNAKVVCVEPVSHNVEMIKKNASNNNFSWGVETAAIQSSVGSVTLYPNEWWSSSTVNKDIADKRQSNEGRVEYNHKLPPEEVEAIPVDVVFDRHNMDIVDILKMDIEGAEEPAILDNPKWFQRVRILIVEIHDKYVDRKKITKALLDAGFEGIVGRKGPTNVFINRRLENGK
- a CDS encoding glycosyltransferase family protein, which codes for MEVVIACGGKGTRMKDILKDSPKILAPVPSGVFLHKVLDYWSSVNCERVHLLLGVGADQVWEAAMNWLHQSNGNLKISATIEPYPLGVIGALKFAESCLPPQFIFTYGDVYPTVDLKKLLHAVKDEHLACLSVCEKEIAKENANIMLDSNGIKIYSKNDGAMTHVDVGMMVIDKQALAVLKNDPLEFLNEDDLFKPLAALGKLGYYNHGKPSMHIGIPKAYSSFLNWSK
- a CDS encoding SIS domain-containing protein; translation: MNTVENSLQVATEEMIKSMQKVDLESVQKAVDLILSVHKTDNVIYSVGNGGSASTAAHFVADLAKYATGDNGGFRTLDLVSNYSAHTAWTNDTDWENAWYGMLDPWIKKDDILVLFSVHGGSGWSGNLVKAIELAKSRGAKTIGFAGAGGGTFAKLCDVALVVPTPEKEYITPVTESIHVCLHHVICAEIRKRLSK